A part of Ziziphus jujuba cultivar Dongzao chromosome 8, ASM3175591v1 genomic DNA contains:
- the LOC107412800 gene encoding ankyrin repeat-containing protein ITN1 — translation MMDGASYNAAINGDHNLFRNVDNIRSRGQNNTILHIVAKSGKLRQLNTREDHLLRFLYEQNNKGNTPLHIAAKLGHLETVRILVEMARKSDVEQNKKLLTMENNEKDTALHEAVCHNHLEVVKLLIEKDQDLVSLVNSAGESALFMAVDRCFFHIALHILDNYPNNCSYQGRNGMNVLHVAVIRSQTRSSTLTIWEGLTLIFVKPSQLSHLLQAYHKIGSPKTDEDPGSDPPYVKFIKKVMEKRQILAPEKRQILAPGKADDLGWIPLHYAAHLGKTELVELFLTEYDESLAYARNKEGMSALHISAKKGHVEVIRKLIERCREICELLDDKNQTALHVAVESGEKSVVKVLLESLAFHDLVNEKDNEGNTALHLASTQRHFDILAMLANDSKTDKGATNKDGMTFIDIILSNKELKNIDLWEIVLKFQKEIIGIPSLEQKSIRKSKEAESCEKPTHNDGRLQNIEEKEERLTHNYGRPQKLKEKEEKQHEVSEEITKDVDSFTTLVATLIATVTFTAGLAIPGGYNDKGLAVSLQRRELFKLFLFFDVAAFVSSFAIMLIRFLSPLSRKLVSSFHMIEWVLILTDISLFTMFGAFVCGIGLVVPEKSNIADVVEVCQVSFIGFIFFFYFSPILAIGSLNKKDVRHGFGFWR, via the exons ATGATGGATGGTGCATCGTATAATGCTGCAATTAATGGCGACCACAATCTGTTTCGTAATGTGGACAACATCAGATCTCGTGGCCAAAACAACACTATTCTTCATATAGTAGCTAAATCTGGGAAGCTACGGCAACTTAATACAAGAGAAGATCATCTGCTGCGTTTTCTTTATGAGCAAAACAACAAAGGAAACACCCCACTTCACATTGCAGCAAAATTAGGGCATCTGGAAACGGTAAGAATTCTAGTGGAAATGGCAAGAAAGTCAGATGTTGAGCAAAACAAGAAGCTGCTGACCATGGAGAATAATGAGAAAGATACAGCGCTCCATGAAGCTGTTTGCCATAATCACTTGGAGGTTGTCAAGTTGCTAATTGAAAAAGACCAGGATTTGGTGTCCCTAGTGAACAGCGCTGGCGAATCTGCTCTTTTCATGGCGGTGGATAGATGTTTTTTTCACATTGCCCTGCATATCTTGGACAACTATCCAAACAATTGCTCTTATCAGGGAAGGAACGGCATGAATGTCTTACATGTAGCCGTCATTCGCTCTCAAACAC GTAGTTCAACTCTTACGATTTGGGAAGGTCTTACACTAATCTTTGTAAAACCTTCACAACTTTCACATTTACTCCAAGCCTACCATAAAATCGGAAGTCCAAAAACAG ACGAAGACCCTGGCTCCGACCCTCCctatgtaaaatttataaaaaaggtGATGGAAAAACGACAGATTTTAGCACCGGAAAAAAGACAGATTTTAGCACCAGGAAAAGCTGATGATTTAGGGTGGATTCCTCTTCACTATGCGGCACACTTAGGCAAGACGGAACTTGTTGAACTATTTCTAACGGAATATGATGAGTCCCTTGCTTATGCAAGGAACAAAGAAGGAATGTCTGCTCTTCACATTTCAGCAAAGAAAGGACATGTTGAAGTAATTAGAAAACTGATTGAAAGATGTCGAGAAATTTGTGAGTTGTTGGATGATAAAAATCAGACAGCTCTTCATGTTGCTGTGGAAAGTGGAGAGAAGAGTGTGGTGAAAGTTTTACTGGAATCGTTAGCATTTCATGATCTTGTAAATGAGAAAGATAATGAAGGAAATACAGCTTTGCATCTAGCCTCTACTCAACGACATTTCGATATTTTAGCAATGCTGGCAAATGACTCAAAAACTGACAAAGGGGCTACAAATAAAGATGGAATGACATTCATAGACATTATCCTATCAAACAAGGAACTAAAAAACATCGACCTG TGGGAAATTGTGTTGAAGTTTCAGAAAGAGATCATAGGAATACCAAGTTTGGAACAGAAGTCCATAAGAAAATCTAAAGAAGCAGAGAGTTGTGAGAAGCCAACGCATAATGATGGTCGACTACAAAATAtcgaagagaaagaagagagactAACGCATAATTATGGTCGACCACAAAAActcaaagagaaagaagagaaacaACATGAAGTATCAGAAGAAATCACGAAAGATGTCGACAGCTTTACCACATTGGTAGCCACTCTCATTGCTACTGTCACCTTCACAGCTGGCCTCGCAATTCCTGGTGGATACAATGACAAAGGCTTAGCAGTTTCACTGCAGCGAAGAGAACTTTTCaaactttttctgtttttcgaTGTAGCAGCTTTTGTTTCCTCATTTGCCATTATGCTCATCCGCTTTTTATCCCCATTGTCTCGAAAACTCGTAAGCTCTTTTCACATGATAGAGTGGGTGCTAATCCTAACAGACATTTCACTTTTTACAATGTTTGGTGCTTTTGTCTGTGGCATAGGACTAGTAGTACCTGAGAAATCAAACATTGCTGATGTCGTCGAGGTTTGTCAAGTTTCGTTTATtggctttatttttttcttttatttttctccaatcctcGCAATTGGCtccttaaataaaaaagatgttaGACATGGTTTTGGATTCTGGAGATGA
- the LOC107412799 gene encoding ankyrin repeat-containing protein NPR4-like encodes MMDPELYKAAIDGTLSEKTLRAAADSNQLVTGGKKSNILHVAAKSGNLQINTEEEGHVEMVRFLIVKARKMDAQQKRKLVTMKNFEGDTALHEAVRHNRFEIVKLLIHEDSNLASVLNGYGESPLFMAVARCFYEIGLFILNATAPNNCSFDGRNGMNVLHAACGAAGLHMYALHISAMKGHVDVVRTLINKCPDICELKDDRDRTALHVAVESREEEMVKFLLESIAFQDLIVEKDNEGNTALHISSVEEITKFYKFWQMTQILTERLQTRVA; translated from the exons ATGATGGATCCTGAGTTATACAAAGCTGCAATTGATGGAACCTTATCTGAAAAAACATTGAGAGCTGCTGCTGATTCAAATCAGCTGGTTACAGGAGGGAAAAAGAGCAACATTCTTCATGTAGCTGCAAAATCTGGTAATTTGCAAATTAACACAGAAGAAGAAG GGCATGTTGAAATGGTTAGGTTTCTGATTGTTAAGGCAAGAAAGATGGATGCTcaacaaaagagaaagctagTGACTATGAAGAATTTTGAGGGAGATACAGCTCTCCATGAAGCTGTTCGACATAATCGATTCGAGATTGTCAAGTTGCTTATTCATGAAGATTCCAATTTGGCTTCTGTTTTGAATGGCTATGGAGAATCTCCTCTTTTCATGGCTGTCGCTAGATGCTTTTACGAAATTGGCCTTTTCATCTTGAATGCTACTGCTCCCAATAATTGCTCTTTTGATGGAAGGAACGGCATGAATGTCTTGCATGCAGCT tgtggtgcggctggacttcacatgtATGCCCTTCACATTTCAGCAATGAAAGGGCATGTTGATGTGGTTAGGACATTAATCAACAAATGTCCCGACATTTGTGAGTTGAAGGATGACAGAGATCGGACCGCTCTTCATGTTGCTGTGGAAAGTAGAGAGGAAGAGATGGTGAAATTTTTATTGGAATCAATAGCATTTCAGGATCTTATAGTTGAGAAAGATAATGAAGGAAATACAGCTTTGCATATATCCTCCGTGGAGGAGattacaaaattttacaaattctgGCAAATGACTCAAATATTGACAGAGCGGCTACAAACAAGGGTGGCATGA